Proteins from one Natrinema salinisoli genomic window:
- a CDS encoding helix-turn-helix domain-containing protein yields the protein MTTVVELGIPTDRLGFARTFDRVSTFEFQVGGMIGGSPPLVWTSGPDRDSVRRALEDDPSVDVIASVADDAEGSTTDDETAVGPNDRWLFRLAFGDGVKLFEEIVTENDGAILTAQGREERWMVKLLFHDRESVSACHELLEQYDFAADVCRISGVNDLATARTPLTETQYETICKAHELGYFDVPRGVTLKELATELGISHQALSERLRRSHAALVSAELSDRSAPMEIDP from the coding sequence ATGACCACAGTCGTCGAACTCGGGATCCCGACCGATCGACTCGGATTCGCTCGCACGTTCGATCGAGTGTCGACGTTCGAGTTCCAGGTCGGCGGCATGATCGGTGGTTCACCGCCGCTCGTCTGGACGAGCGGGCCGGACCGGGACTCGGTTCGGCGGGCGCTCGAGGACGATCCGTCCGTCGACGTGATCGCGAGCGTCGCCGACGACGCAGAGGGATCTACGACGGACGACGAGACCGCTGTCGGCCCGAACGACCGCTGGCTGTTTCGGCTCGCGTTCGGTGACGGCGTCAAGCTATTCGAGGAGATCGTCACGGAAAACGACGGTGCGATACTGACCGCTCAGGGCCGAGAGGAACGCTGGATGGTGAAATTACTCTTCCACGACCGGGAGTCGGTCTCGGCGTGTCACGAGTTACTCGAACAGTACGACTTCGCAGCGGACGTCTGCCGAATCAGTGGCGTCAACGACCTCGCGACCGCGCGGACTCCCCTGACCGAAACCCAGTACGAGACGATCTGTAAGGCCCACGAACTCGGCTATTTCGACGTGCCCAGAGGGGTGACGCTCAAGGAACTGGCCACGGAACTGGGTATCTCACATCAGGCGCTATCCGAACGGCTCCGTCGGAGCCACGCTGCGCTCGTCAGTGCGGAGCTCTCCGATCGAAGCGCACCGATGGAGATCGATCCCTGA
- a CDS encoding A/G-specific adenine glycosylase, with protein MTAEAEEWALPADREAVREALIEWYEDDHREFPWRRTDDPYEILVSEVMSQQTQLGRVVEAWEEFLERWPTTAALADTDRADVVGFWTDHSLGYNNRAKYLHEAAQQVQEEYDGDFPEHPDELQELMGVGPYTANAVASFAFNDGDAVVDTNVKRVLYRAFDVPDDDGAFETAASELMPAGQSRVWNNAIMELGGVACEQTPHCDEAGCPWREWCGAYASGDFTAPDVPTQPSFEGSRRQFRGRIVRTLKEYDELELDALGHRIRVDYAPDGEYGRAWLEGLLDDLESDGLVDLERDHTDGPVARLQR; from the coding sequence ATGACAGCAGAGGCCGAGGAGTGGGCGTTGCCGGCCGACCGCGAGGCCGTTCGCGAGGCGTTGATCGAGTGGTACGAGGACGACCACCGTGAGTTTCCGTGGCGACGGACCGACGATCCCTACGAGATCCTCGTCAGCGAGGTGATGAGCCAGCAGACGCAGCTCGGTCGCGTCGTCGAGGCCTGGGAGGAATTCCTCGAGCGCTGGCCGACCACCGCTGCGCTGGCCGACACCGACCGCGCCGACGTCGTGGGATTCTGGACGGACCACAGCCTGGGGTACAACAACCGGGCGAAGTACCTCCACGAGGCGGCCCAGCAGGTTCAGGAGGAGTACGACGGGGACTTCCCCGAGCATCCCGACGAACTCCAAGAGCTGATGGGCGTCGGCCCGTACACGGCCAATGCGGTCGCGAGCTTCGCGTTCAACGACGGCGACGCGGTCGTCGACACGAACGTCAAACGGGTGCTCTACCGCGCCTTCGACGTACCGGACGACGACGGGGCCTTCGAAACGGCGGCGAGCGAACTCATGCCGGCGGGGCAGTCTCGAGTCTGGAACAACGCGATCATGGAACTGGGCGGCGTCGCCTGCGAGCAGACGCCACACTGCGACGAGGCCGGCTGTCCGTGGCGGGAATGGTGTGGCGCGTACGCAAGCGGTGATTTCACCGCTCCCGACGTTCCTACCCAACCGAGCTTCGAGGGTAGTCGCCGGCAGTTCCGAGGCCGGATCGTCCGGACGCTCAAGGAGTACGACGAACTCGAGCTCGACGCGCTCGGGCATCGCATTCGCGTCGACTACGCACCCGACGGCGAGTACGGCCGAGCGTGGCTCGAGGGCCTCCTCGACGATCTCGAGTCGGACGGACTGGTCGATCTCGAACGCGACCATACCGACGGCCCCGTGGCGCGGTTACAGCGGTAG
- a CDS encoding zinc ribbon domain-containing protein, with the protein MLIGVGSLITLFEKTRSDGSGHRTWTNCDNCGKRIDDRAPTCAYCGTDR; encoded by the coding sequence TTGCTGATCGGTGTCGGTTCCCTCATCACCCTGTTTGAGAAGACTCGCTCGGACGGATCCGGTCACAGAACGTGGACGAACTGTGACAACTGCGGGAAGCGTATCGATGACCGCGCTCCGACCTGCGCCTATTGTGGGACAGACCGCTGA